A stretch of the Glutamicibacter sp. JL.03c genome encodes the following:
- a CDS encoding dihydrofolate reductase family protein, with protein sequence MSATYTFDVFSSLDGFGSAGSDWGGYWGKQGPELLAHRLGLYTPPCRMVFGANTFRLFSLFWAEIEMNPEVEDAWGVALHDKPATVISTTLEEPLSWPNATLERSDALDVVAQLKETSDVPLRSHGSLAMNHSLLAAGLVDFIQVSIFPVLTGHSGSAPVLGGVDDYDLELVDSKLLDGRIQELTYRPTRHHPAHA encoded by the coding sequence ATGAGTGCCACCTATACCTTTGACGTGTTCAGCAGCCTTGATGGCTTCGGCAGTGCCGGCAGCGATTGGGGCGGCTACTGGGGAAAACAAGGGCCAGAGCTGTTGGCCCATCGCCTCGGGCTCTACACTCCTCCATGCCGCATGGTTTTCGGTGCGAACACCTTCCGCTTATTCAGTCTCTTCTGGGCAGAAATCGAGATGAATCCCGAGGTTGAAGACGCGTGGGGCGTGGCTTTGCACGACAAGCCGGCCACCGTCATCTCCACCACCTTGGAAGAGCCGCTGTCTTGGCCTAATGCCACGCTGGAGCGTTCGGATGCCTTGGACGTTGTCGCCCAGCTCAAAGAAACCTCAGATGTGCCGCTGCGCTCCCACGGTTCCCTGGCCATGAACCATTCTCTGCTGGCGGCAGGCCTGGTGGACTTCATCCAGGTGAGCATCTTCCCGGTGCTGACCGGGCATAGCGGCTCTGCTCCGGTACTCGGCGGGGTCGACGACTATGACTTGGAACTTGTCGATTCGAAGCTTTTGGATGGTCGGATCCAGGAACTGACGTATCGCCCGACGCGCCATCATCCGGCGCACGCATAG
- a CDS encoding PQQ-dependent sugar dehydrogenase has protein sequence MKPIRGTCLLLGAVFLAGCSAPTPPPLPAAESQTTSKPLASGLEAPWSMVYVKDTLLVSERDSGRILEVAESGQHREVSRINDLAAKGEGGLLGLAFLAPDKLYAYSTAESGNRIQQFTVQGSAGHLSLSAPQTLLDSLPSANIHNGGRMAIGPDGMLYASVGDASNPGQAQDLQALGGKILRMAPDGSIPEDNPFENSLVYSYGHRNVQGLAWSDDGSMYASEFGQNTFDELNVIEAGGNYGWPEVEGKDGANGQYTDPIAQWPPSEASPSGMAILDGTAYLANLRGEVLRTVALHAPATEHELLDGRLGRLRDVLVDPGGSLLVLTNNTDGRGRPGPGDDRIVRIHPGQADG, from the coding sequence ATGAAGCCTATCCGGGGCACTTGCCTGCTGCTCGGCGCAGTGTTCCTCGCCGGATGCTCCGCGCCAACACCACCTCCACTTCCCGCTGCCGAATCGCAAACCACTTCAAAACCACTGGCCAGCGGCTTGGAAGCTCCGTGGTCCATGGTCTACGTCAAGGACACCTTGCTGGTCAGCGAACGCGATTCCGGGAGGATCCTGGAGGTTGCGGAATCCGGACAGCACCGTGAAGTTTCCCGGATCAATGATCTCGCAGCCAAAGGCGAAGGCGGGCTGCTGGGCCTGGCCTTCCTCGCCCCGGATAAGCTCTACGCCTATTCCACCGCGGAATCCGGTAACCGCATTCAGCAGTTCACCGTGCAAGGCAGCGCCGGCCACCTGTCTTTATCGGCTCCGCAGACCCTGCTGGACTCCCTGCCCTCGGCCAATATCCACAACGGCGGACGGATGGCCATCGGTCCGGATGGAATGCTCTACGCGAGCGTGGGCGATGCGTCCAACCCTGGGCAGGCCCAGGACCTGCAGGCGCTGGGCGGCAAGATCCTGCGCATGGCACCCGATGGAAGCATCCCGGAAGACAACCCCTTCGAGAATTCCCTCGTCTACAGCTATGGGCACCGCAATGTGCAGGGCTTGGCATGGAGCGATGATGGCAGCATGTACGCCAGCGAATTCGGGCAAAACACCTTCGACGAGCTGAACGTCATCGAGGCCGGCGGGAACTATGGCTGGCCCGAAGTCGAGGGGAAAGACGGCGCAAATGGGCAGTATACCGACCCGATTGCGCAGTGGCCACCCTCCGAGGCCAGCCCCAGCGGCATGGCGATCCTCGATGGCACCGCCTACCTGGCGAATCTGCGCGGCGAAGTGCTGCGGACGGTGGCACTTCACGCGCCGGCCACCGAGCATGAGCTGCTTGATGGCCGGCTCGGCCGGCTGCGCGATGTGCTGGTGGATCCTGGCGGCTCGCTGCTGGTGCTGACGAACAACACCGACGGGCGTGGCCGGCCCGGTCCTGGCGATGACCGGATCGTGCGCATCCACCCTGGCCAGGCCG